The [Eubacterium] siraeum genome contains a region encoding:
- the feoB gene encoding ferrous iron transport protein B, whose amino-acid sequence MKYEKEFTVALAGNPNVGKSTVFNALTGLKQHTGNWVGKTVGNAAGSYTYNNNKYLITDLPGTYSLCAHSAEEIIACRHICLEKPDVTVIVCDASCLERNLNLVLQITEITSKAVLCVNMMDEAGKKNIKTDITKLSQQLGIPVAATSARSKKGLDKLMGAIESVALSKESNDITLVYTSRIENAISQLLPLTEKIETDSRTKRFICLKLLQGDRDTVDSLCKKYGTDENYLKALISAADRLTDHDFTDEIISCIFITAEGIAAECVKHSADKKCVRDRKIDRILTGKLTGIPIMLLMLFIILWITITGANYPSALLSELFGKAESLLYSALSSIGTPVTLNSVLTEGIFRVLAWVVSVMLPPMAIFFPLFTILEDYGILPRIAFNLDKAFKKAGACGKQALCLCMSLGCNACGITGARIIDSKRERLIAIITASIMPCNGKFPTIISIITMFAIGVPAVAGSDFLAALLLCAAIAASVAAVMLSSCFLSKTLLKGMPSSFTLELPPYRTPQFAKVLVRAFLDRTLFVLGRAVIVAIPAGLIIWLMANVTAGDASLLSHCTEFLDPFGKMMGLDGVILLAFILGFPANEIVVPIIIMAYSEGTALTEISELSALKDLFISNGWTSVTAICMVIFVLFHFPCSTSCITVYKETKSLKWTAVSFALPTVIGIVLCIAVNGICTLSAVA is encoded by the coding sequence AAACTGGGTCGGAAAAACTGTCGGCAATGCCGCAGGCAGTTATACTTACAACAATAACAAATATCTGATAACCGACCTTCCCGGCACATATTCACTATGCGCTCATTCTGCGGAGGAAATAATAGCCTGCAGGCATATATGCCTTGAAAAGCCCGATGTTACGGTTATCGTCTGCGATGCGTCTTGTCTTGAACGAAATCTGAATCTTGTACTGCAGATAACCGAAATCACATCTAAAGCGGTGCTGTGCGTGAATATGATGGATGAAGCGGGCAAGAAGAACATAAAAACAGATATAACTAAGCTGTCACAGCAGCTTGGGATACCTGTAGCGGCAACATCGGCACGGAGCAAAAAAGGGCTGGATAAGCTGATGGGGGCAATAGAAAGCGTTGCACTGAGCAAGGAAAGCAACGATATTACGCTTGTTTACACAAGCCGTATAGAAAACGCAATATCACAGCTTTTGCCGCTTACCGAAAAGATTGAAACAGACAGCAGGACAAAGCGTTTTATATGCCTTAAGCTTCTTCAGGGCGACAGAGATACGGTAGACAGCCTGTGTAAAAAATACGGTACAGACGAAAATTATCTCAAAGCGCTTATATCCGCCGCAGACAGACTGACCGACCATGATTTTACCGATGAGATAATTTCCTGCATTTTTATAACCGCAGAAGGAATTGCGGCGGAATGCGTAAAACATAGTGCTGATAAAAAATGTGTCCGTGACAGGAAAATCGACAGGATACTTACCGGAAAACTTACGGGAATACCAATAATGCTGCTTATGCTGTTTATCATTTTATGGATAACAATAACAGGTGCGAATTACCCGTCCGCCTTGCTTTCGGAGCTTTTCGGAAAGGCTGAATCACTGCTTTATAGCGCCTTATCGTCAATAGGTACTCCGGTAACGCTGAACAGCGTTCTCACCGAAGGGATATTCAGAGTGCTTGCGTGGGTGGTATCGGTAATGCTTCCTCCTATGGCGATATTCTTTCCGCTGTTCACTATACTTGAGGATTACGGAATACTACCCAGAATAGCGTTCAATCTTGACAAAGCGTTCAAAAAGGCTGGAGCGTGCGGTAAACAGGCTTTATGTCTGTGTATGAGTCTTGGCTGTAATGCCTGCGGAATAACGGGTGCAAGGATAATCGACAGTAAACGTGAACGGCTTATAGCGATTATAACTGCGTCAATTATGCCCTGCAACGGAAAATTTCCGACTATCATAAGCATTATTACAATGTTTGCTATCGGTGTGCCGGCTGTCGCAGGCTCGGATTTTTTGGCGGCGCTCCTGCTGTGTGCCGCTATAGCCGCCTCGGTTGCCGCTGTTATGCTGTCGTCATGCTTCCTGTCAAAGACATTACTAAAAGGAATGCCGTCATCGTTCACGCTTGAGCTTCCGCCATACAGAACACCGCAGTTTGCAAAGGTCCTTGTCAGAGCGTTTCTCGACAGGACGCTGTTCGTTCTCGGCAGAGCGGTAATTGTCGCTATCCCTGCAGGGCTTATTATATGGCTGATGGCGAATGTTACTGCAGGCGATGCTTCGCTGTTGTCACACTGCACAGAGTTTCTTGACCCGTTCGGCAAAATGATGGGACTCGACGGTGTTATATTGCTTGCATTCATACTCGGCTTTCCTGCAAATGAGATAGTTGTACCTATTATCATAATGGCGTACTCCGAGGGTACAGCACTTACCGAAATATCGGAGCTGTCCGCACTGAAGGATTTGTTTATATCTAACGGCTGGACTTCTGTAACAGCGATATGTATGGTGATATTTGTACTGTTCCACTTTCCTTGCTCGACATCCTGCATTACGGTATATAAGGAAACAAAGAGCCTTAAATGGACAGCGGTTAGCTTTGCCCTGCCGACCGTTATCGGAATAGTGCTTTGCATAGCGGTAAACGGTATATGCACATTATCGGCAGTAGCGTAA
- a CDS encoding ABC transporter ATP-binding protein/permease, with protein sequence MRKEKEKKILPTLKFMLKTAVKNKPQLFIAYVLQVVVSFSQTMVNIISSKYLVDEIAAIIGGGKAEEHIPTAIFCIALIVGVTLLAALINYLVNEIKNVYSEWFNEYFEVGLSEKVMKMDFEHTEDPDTLDQMNKAKEGISWYSGGVVGILNGFFNIVSNGVNVLGVIAIIAVTCPLLLPIQIISLVLITIFTNKSNKLDIEYFKKLSKINRLFAYFFYQLSDPSNGKEVRLFDSKDMMCDKADYYSNKTIDTFREQYKAQYKYMQYSNLTNGLRDGLSYFYIGFKALTGAITLGDFTMCVSSASTLYWGLYSIVDNIAATVKACGYAYEYLKFDAISDRMTKGDKPVSDGEHVIEFRNVSFKYPRSENYVLRNINITIKQGEHLSVVGLNGAGKTTFIKLLCRMYDVTDGEILIDNINIKDYSDSEYRKLFSVVFQDFELFAFSLKENIILDEQEDEEKLIKTLKMAGLYEDAMKLENKLDTTIFKSYDENGTELSGGQQQKTAICRALYRDSPIVILDEPTAALDPVAEYEIYKHFNELVGGKTAIYISHRLSSCKFCDEIAVFADDTIKEYGTHDELVKIESGIYSEMYNAQAQYYVENVS encoded by the coding sequence ATGCGTAAAGAAAAAGAGAAAAAGATACTGCCTACGCTTAAATTTATGCTGAAAACGGCAGTAAAAAATAAGCCTCAGCTGTTTATCGCTTATGTGCTGCAAGTGGTGGTTTCGTTTTCGCAGACAATGGTTAATATCATCTCGTCAAAATATCTTGTAGATGAGATCGCCGCAATAATAGGCGGCGGTAAAGCTGAGGAGCATATACCTACTGCGATATTCTGCATTGCGCTTATAGTCGGTGTGACCTTGCTTGCGGCGCTTATAAACTATCTTGTAAATGAGATAAAGAACGTTTATTCCGAGTGGTTCAACGAGTATTTTGAAGTAGGGCTGTCCGAAAAGGTAATGAAGATGGATTTTGAGCATACCGAAGACCCCGACACGCTCGATCAGATGAACAAGGCGAAAGAGGGTATTTCGTGGTACAGCGGCGGAGTAGTCGGAATACTGAACGGTTTCTTCAATATCGTTTCAAACGGGGTGAACGTACTCGGCGTTATAGCGATAATCGCCGTAACCTGTCCGCTTCTTCTGCCGATACAGATCATATCGCTTGTTCTTATCACGATATTCACAAATAAGAGCAACAAGCTTGATATAGAATATTTCAAGAAGCTGTCGAAAATCAACCGCCTTTTTGCGTATTTCTTCTATCAGCTGTCCGACCCGTCAAACGGTAAGGAGGTAAGGCTATTTGACAGTAAGGATATGATGTGCGATAAAGCGGATTACTACAGCAATAAAACTATAGACACGTTCAGGGAACAGTACAAAGCGCAGTATAAATATATGCAATACTCAAATCTTACAAACGGACTGCGTGACGGACTTTCATATTTCTACATAGGCTTTAAGGCACTGACGGGAGCGATTACACTCGGTGATTTTACAATGTGCGTTTCATCTGCTTCAACGCTCTACTGGGGACTGTATAGCATTGTAGACAACATTGCGGCTACGGTAAAGGCGTGCGGTTACGCATACGAATATCTGAAATTTGATGCAATTTCCGACAGAATGACAAAGGGTGATAAGCCTGTTTCGGACGGCGAACACGTTATCGAATTCAGAAATGTCAGCTTCAAATATCCGAGAAGTGAAAATTATGTCCTCAGAAACATCAATATCACTATTAAACAAGGCGAGCATCTGTCTGTAGTCGGACTTAACGGTGCGGGTAAGACAACGTTTATAAAACTCCTTTGTCGTATGTATGATGTAACAGACGGTGAGATACTGATAGATAATATCAATATCAAGGATTACTCGGACAGCGAGTACAGAAAGCTGTTCTCGGTGGTATTCCAGGATTTCGAGCTGTTCGCTTTCAGCCTTAAGGAGAACATAATACTTGACGAGCAGGAGGACGAGGAAAAGCTGATAAAGACGCTCAAAATGGCAGGCTTATATGAAGATGCAATGAAGCTTGAAAACAAGCTCGACACGACAATATTCAAAAGCTATGATGAAAACGGCACTGAACTTTCGGGCGGTCAGCAGCAGAAAACCGCTATCTGCCGTGCTTTATACCGTGACAGCCCGATAGTAATACTTGACGAGCCTACAGCGGCGCTCGACCCTGTAGCCGAATATGAGATATACAAACACTTCAACGAGCTTGTAGGCGGCAAGACCGCTATCTACATTTCACACAGGCTTTCAAGCTGTAAATTCTGCGATGAAATCGCCGTATTTGCCGATGATACGATAAAGGAGTACGGCACGCACGATGAGCTTGTGAAAATCGAAAGCGGGATTTATTCCGAAATGTACAACGCTCAGGCGCAGTATTATGTAGAGAACGTGTCATAA
- a CDS encoding ABC transporter ATP-binding protein/permease produces MKKNKEKEKNTNPYHKEYGVFSNSIHALKSMLSYSHRFIPVIIISVVCAPIMQYLWSFISKFVIDMITTGQSVTALALLMGGFTVIQITATMLNLYGNSFFHIYIGARFRQMGLKNRKIMSVDYGYLEDKDFMDCYQKAGNACNSNNEGIEGMMRGIVRLLTLIPIIVVGIAILGTMNIFIVIAILICSVLQFVVTNKTNAYCKKKVWDPLAPWWRRHNYLSYTTSDFEAAKDIRMFGIADWLTEKFKVLNKERYAAQKKNSKIWAVSAVINAVLWAGVQAAVYAWLLYSVVTGSMTIGNFTLYLASSMTFFDYTNQLLTAVSDLLARSREYDDFRSFMDADCGDKDDSGIDVPQCDSYEFTFRNVSFKYPKAEKYALKNVNITLNAGERLAVVGLNGAGKSTFIKLLLRLYEVTEGEILLNGVNIKRYNKHSYYKIFSPAFQEVELFAFPLYMNVSMSSADKSDKEKARQCVIDSGLENKLSELEKGMDTEILKIVYDDGVDLSGGEKQKLALARALYKNAPVVVLDEPTAALDALAESKLYGDFDKLIGNKTAVYISHRLSSTQFCDKVAMFKDGGIVEYGTHSELMDKGGEYADMFNVQAQYYIDNNESEVAVNA; encoded by the coding sequence ATGAAGAAAAATAAAGAGAAAGAGAAAAACACCAATCCTTATCATAAGGAATACGGCGTTTTCAGCAACAGCATTCACGCATTAAAATCAATGCTGAGCTATTCACACAGGTTTATACCCGTTATAATAATCAGCGTAGTCTGTGCGCCGATAATGCAGTATCTGTGGTCGTTCATATCAAAGTTCGTTATAGATATGATAACTACAGGACAGAGCGTTACTGCGCTTGCACTGCTTATGGGCGGATTTACCGTAATACAGATTACGGCTACTATGCTGAACCTTTACGGCAACTCATTCTTTCACATTTATATCGGAGCAAGATTCAGGCAGATGGGACTTAAGAACCGCAAGATAATGTCGGTGGATTACGGCTATCTTGAGGACAAGGACTTTATGGACTGCTATCAGAAAGCAGGAAACGCCTGCAACAGCAATAACGAAGGCATAGAGGGTATGATGAGAGGCATTGTGCGTCTTTTAACGCTTATACCGATAATCGTTGTCGGTATCGCCATTCTCGGTACGATGAATATTTTTATCGTTATTGCTATTCTTATCTGCTCGGTATTGCAATTTGTTGTCACCAACAAGACAAACGCTTACTGCAAGAAAAAGGTGTGGGATCCTTTAGCTCCGTGGTGGCGCAGACACAATTATCTTTCTTATACCACGAGCGACTTTGAGGCGGCTAAGGATATAAGAATGTTCGGAATAGCCGATTGGCTTACAGAAAAGTTCAAAGTGCTGAACAAAGAGCGTTATGCGGCTCAGAAGAAAAATTCAAAGATATGGGCGGTGTCGGCTGTCATAAATGCTGTACTATGGGCAGGAGTGCAGGCGGCGGTTTACGCATGGCTGTTGTACAGCGTTGTAACCGGAAGTATGACGATAGGCAATTTCACTTTGTACCTTGCATCGTCAATGACATTCTTTGATTATACAAATCAGCTCCTTACCGCTGTATCGGACTTACTTGCAAGGAGCAGGGAATATGACGATTTCCGCAGCTTTATGGACGCTGACTGCGGAGATAAGGACGACAGCGGAATTGATGTTCCGCAGTGCGACAGCTATGAATTTACTTTCCGCAATGTTTCATTCAAATATCCGAAGGCTGAAAAATATGCACTTAAAAACGTCAATATCACTCTTAACGCAGGAGAGAGGCTTGCGGTGGTAGGGCTTAACGGCGCAGGAAAATCTACCTTTATAAAGCTGCTGTTAAGACTGTATGAGGTGACGGAGGGTGAGATACTGCTGAACGGTGTCAATATAAAGCGGTACAACAAGCACAGCTATTATAAGATATTCTCGCCTGCTTTTCAGGAGGTGGAACTGTTCGCATTTCCTCTGTATATGAACGTTTCAATGAGCAGTGCGGATAAATCGGATAAGGAGAAGGCAAGGCAGTGCGTTATTGATTCGGGACTTGAGAATAAGCTCTCTGAGCTTGAAAAGGGTATGGATACCGAGATACTAAAGATCGTTTACGATGACGGCGTTGATCTTTCGGGCGGCGAAAAGCAGAAGCTGGCGCTTGCCAGAGCGTTATATAAAAATGCGCCTGTAGTTGTCCTTGACGAGCCTACGGCGGCACTTGACGCACTTGCGGAAAGCAAGCTGTACGGCGACTTTGACAAGCTAATCGGAAACAAGACAGCGGTATATATCAGCCACAGATTAAGTTCAACTCAGTTTTGTGACAAGGTCGCAATGTTCAAGGACGGCGGTATAGTCGAGTACGGAACTCACAGCGAACTTATGGACAAGGGCGGAGAATACGCTGATATGTTCAATGTTCAGGCTCAGTATTATATTGACAACAACGAAAGCGAGGTGGCTGTCAATGCGTAA
- a CDS encoding helix-turn-helix domain-containing protein gives METFFSKQLQMLRKQSGITQEQLAAKLGVTAQAVSKWENGSYPDGDLLPKIADIFDVSIDNLYGRGEERCSFEQQVVNHMQAIADSSQDSCAEWLENYLNIIWAMQLTAWRECRYYYDLPDFKDSNGTIASECTCNTGVTYMRLNKDFRYFTFIEQPESFAKQFSDIDKLSELFRFLGDKMNLKVVMYLLSLDNGEVAGASTIATHLGYPKEKIEKALQYLLSINGSNKEIIEISVLCADNGKEKVYGVRNYLPEMLILLTGAFAVLNQPHGYSTNVNNRDYPFFDRKDMSFIKVGEKNEEK, from the coding sequence ATGGAAACGTTTTTTTCAAAGCAGTTACAGATGCTCAGAAAGCAAAGCGGTATCACGCAGGAACAGCTTGCCGCCAAGCTCGGCGTTACCGCACAGGCAGTATCAAAATGGGAAAACGGGAGCTATCCCGACGGCGATTTACTGCCTAAAATAGCGGACATCTTCGATGTTTCTATAGACAATCTTTACGGCAGAGGAGAGGAAAGGTGTTCGTTTGAACAGCAGGTTGTGAATCATATGCAGGCTATAGCCGACAGCAGTCAGGATTCCTGTGCCGAGTGGCTGGAAAATTACCTTAATATAATCTGGGCTATGCAGCTTACTGCGTGGCGTGAATGCCGCTATTACTATGATCTTCCCGATTTTAAAGATTCAAACGGCACGATTGCTTCCGAGTGCACCTGTAATACAGGTGTGACGTATATGCGGCTTAATAAGGATTTCCGCTATTTTACATTTATAGAACAGCCGGAGAGCTTTGCAAAACAGTTTTCGGATATTGATAAGCTGTCGGAGCTGTTCAGGTTCTTAGGAGATAAGATGAACTTAAAGGTGGTAATGTATCTTCTTTCTCTTGATAACGGCGAGGTAGCCGGTGCCTCAACTATAGCAACTCATCTTGGCTATCCGAAAGAAAAGATAGAAAAAGCGCTTCAGTATCTTTTGAGCATCAACGGCTCAAACAAAGAGATAATCGAAATAAGCGTGCTTTGCGCCGACAACGGTAAAGAAAAAGTATACGGAGTAAGAAACTACTTGCCGGAAATGCTTATTTTGCTGACAGGTGCGTTTGCCGTACTCAATCAGCCACACGGCTATTCGACAAATGTAAACAACCGTGATTATCCTTTCTTTGACCGAAAGGATATGAGCTTTATAAAAGTGGGAGAGAAAAATGAAGAAAAATAA
- a CDS encoding Maf family protein, whose product MTLAGFDFLSVPAIKEEKITGGTAPSDAVLMLSRQKAEEIAEKYPYNTVIGADTVVALGNEIMGKPENEQDAFDMLKKLSGKTHTVLTGVCVISPDKQINFYEKTEVEFYPLGDDEIRQYIASGEPMDKAGAYGIQEKGAMFVKRINGDFYNVVGLPVARLARELNALTGK is encoded by the coding sequence ATGACGCTGGCAGGCTTCGATTTTTTATCCGTTCCTGCCATAAAGGAAGAGAAGATAACGGGCGGTACAGCACCGTCAGACGCAGTTCTTATGCTATCCCGACAGAAAGCAGAGGAGATAGCCGAAAAATATCCTTATAACACTGTTATCGGAGCGGATACTGTTGTGGCGCTCGGTAACGAGATAATGGGCAAGCCTGAGAATGAGCAGGACGCATTTGATATGCTGAAAAAGCTGTCAGGCAAAACACATACGGTACTTACGGGAGTATGCGTAATTTCTCCCGATAAGCAAATAAATTTTTATGAAAAGACCGAGGTGGAATTCTATCCGCTCGGCGACGATGAGATACGGCAGTATATAGCAAGCGGTGAGCCTATGGACAAAGCGGGCGCTTACGGCATTCAGGAAAAAGGCGCTATGTTTGTAAAACGTATAAACGGCGATTTCTACAACGTTGTAGGATTGCCTGTAGCACGGCTTGCAAGAGAACTGAACGCTCTCACAGGAAAATAA
- a CDS encoding inorganic diphosphatase gives MNIWHDIDNERVTPNDFLAVIEISKGSKSKYELDKKTGVLILDRILYTSTHYPANYGFIPKTLADDGDPLDVLVLCNEPLVPLVLVQCYPIGVINMIDNGKMDQKIIAIPFEDPNYNSYRSIEGLPSHIFDEMLHFFKVYKQLEGKETAVNEVMGHKAAVEIIKECIANYDEVYGEKYNNIDTGK, from the coding sequence ATGAACATCTGGCACGATATTGATAATGAAAGAGTAACTCCCAATGACTTTTTAGCTGTCATTGAGATTTCAAAGGGCAGTAAGTCAAAGTACGAGCTTGACAAGAAGACGGGAGTGCTTATACTCGACAGAATACTGTATACATCGACACATTATCCCGCAAACTACGGATTTATCCCCAAGACGCTTGCAGACGACGGAGATCCGCTTGATGTGCTTGTATTGTGCAACGAGCCTCTTGTTCCGCTTGTGCTTGTACAATGTTATCCTATCGGCGTTATAAATATGATAGATAACGGAAAAATGGATCAGAAGATAATAGCTATCCCGTTTGAAGATCCCAATTATAACTCCTACAGAAGCATTGAGGGCTTACCCTCGCACATCTTTGACGAAATGCTGCACTTCTTCAAGGTATATAAACAGCTCGAGGGCAAGGAAACTGCGGTCAACGAGGTAATGGGTCACAAGGCAGCGGTTGAGATCATAAAGGAATGTATAGCAAATTACGATGAGGTTTACGGTGAAAAGTACAACAACATTGATACTGGCAAGTAA
- a CDS encoding MATE family efflux transporter, with product MRDLTKGSIIRLMLLFSLPILLGSLFQQAYNLVDIIIVGKKLGELSLSAVGSTTAVVSLMFNIINGLCTGFAIPVAKHYGANDMNKVRRTVAGMITYSAIITALIMTLCIVFVEPLLTVLNTPAEIFEQAKLYLTIVAGGLIVTLIYNLEANILRALGDSIVPLIILVISAVLNVGLDFLFIFGFGMGVDGAALATVIAQLISAIVCFVYLIRKCPFLKLGRSDFRLHGEEIKSLLASGLGMALMYSIVDIGSIVLQNGINGLGTGIISAHTAARKIFSFTIMPFSAISATLVTFVSQNLGAGKFDRIKKSIKYGLLIGYGWSTLAVLIVYLFGEQLVLMIAPADNREIIDTAVNYLRINVPFYYALNTLLSLRCTLQGLGKSVVPIGASIVEMIWKIVTVVAVIPVCGYFGVCISEPIIWTASGLLVAVIAIKTLRAFEKA from the coding sequence ATGAGAGATTTAACAAAAGGAAGCATAATCCGGCTTATGCTCCTGTTCAGCCTGCCTATTCTGCTTGGCAGCTTGTTCCAACAGGCGTATAATCTGGTCGACATTATAATTGTCGGAAAAAAACTCGGTGAGCTGTCGCTGTCCGCTGTAGGTTCGACAACGGCGGTGGTGTCGCTTATGTTCAACATTATTAACGGTTTATGCACAGGTTTTGCCATACCTGTTGCAAAGCACTACGGTGCTAACGATATGAACAAGGTGCGGCGCACGGTTGCAGGAATGATTACATATTCTGCAATCATTACGGCATTAATCATGACGCTGTGTATAGTGTTTGTTGAGCCGCTGCTTACTGTACTCAATACGCCGGCTGAGATTTTTGAACAGGCGAAGCTGTATCTTACGATAGTGGCAGGCGGACTTATAGTTACGCTTATATATAACCTTGAAGCGAACATTCTTCGTGCTTTGGGCGACAGCATAGTACCGCTGATAATACTTGTAATTTCAGCTGTGCTGAATGTCGGACTGGATTTTCTGTTTATATTCGGATTCGGTATGGGGGTTGACGGTGCGGCGCTTGCAACGGTTATCGCACAGCTTATCTCCGCTATTGTCTGTTTCGTTTATCTTATCAGAAAATGTCCGTTTTTAAAGCTCGGCAGGTCTGATTTCAGGCTTCACGGCGAGGAGATAAAAAGCCTTCTTGCTTCTGGTCTTGGAATGGCACTTATGTATTCGATAGTTGACATAGGCTCGATAGTTCTGCAAAACGGCATCAACGGGCTTGGAACGGGCATAATCTCGGCTCATACCGCCGCAAGAAAGATATTCAGCTTTACTATCATGCCGTTCTCGGCAATCAGCGCAACGCTTGTGACATTTGTAAGCCAGAACCTCGGTGCAGGCAAGTTTGACAGGATAAAGAAGAGCATAAAATACGGTCTGCTGATAGGCTACGGCTGGTCAACGCTTGCGGTGCTTATTGTGTATCTGTTCGGAGAACAGCTTGTGCTTATGATAGCACCTGCGGATAACCGTGAAATTATAGATACGGCGGTCAATTATCTGAGGATAAATGTGCCGTTCTACTATGCTCTGAATACGCTTTTGTCGCTGAGATGTACACTGCAGGGACTCGGAAAGAGCGTTGTTCCGATAGGGGCAAGTATTGTCGAGATGATATGGAAGATAGTGACTGTAGTTGCGGTTATCCCCGTATGCGGTTATTTCGGCGTATGTATATCCGAACCGATCATATGGACGGCAAGCGGACTTCTCGTTGCTGTTATTGCGATAAAGACGCTCAGGGCGTTTGAGAAAGCGTAA
- a CDS encoding septum formation initiator family protein, which translates to MATGSKAKSGKFNKVMLILAPLLVIALVICVYKFISIQVEIAQKNEELAKLTAQVAEVENENKMLSRYSDEQYKVEYIETIARDKLGYAKPEERIYYIVPAD; encoded by the coding sequence TTGGCAACAGGATCGAAGGCAAAATCGGGAAAATTCAATAAAGTAATGCTTATACTTGCACCGTTGCTCGTAATTGCGCTTGTTATCTGTGTTTATAAGTTCATCTCGATACAGGTGGAAATAGCACAGAAGAATGAGGAACTGGCGAAGCTCACCGCTCAGGTAGCCGAAGTGGAGAACGAAAACAAAATGCTGAGCAGATATTCCGATGAACAGTATAAAGTTGAGTATATCGAAACTATCGCAAGGGATAAGCTGGGTTATGCGAAGCCGGAGGAGCGGATATACTACATTGTTCCTGCTGATTGA
- a CDS encoding spore cortex biosynthesis protein YabQ yields the protein MNEETSLMWQIACFCVCGALLGVLYEPLRILRLIIPHHSFITGVEDTVYLSLCGVVLFGLSMETGNGNFRLSYLLAAFVGGVVYFLTVGRLIKIIYSAVIKTVFKAVKLIGRKLLRPVIRCFVSIAHKLILPFVKLYENIDAKMKKHKADLKTSPEMLYNNTNNHGRNEMSVGNRIEGKIGKIQ from the coding sequence ATGAACGAAGAAACATCGCTGATGTGGCAGATTGCCTGCTTTTGCGTCTGCGGAGCATTGCTGGGTGTCTTATATGAGCCGCTTCGCATATTACGTCTGATAATCCCTCACCACAGCTTTATCACGGGAGTGGAGGATACTGTTTATCTTTCCTTGTGCGGCGTTGTCCTGTTCGGGCTTTCAATGGAAACGGGAAACGGAAATTTCCGCCTTTCATATCTTTTAGCCGCCTTCGTCGGAGGGGTAGTGTATTTTCTTACTGTGGGCAGGCTTATAAAGATTATTTATTCTGCCGTGATAAAGACCGTTTTCAAGGCGGTGAAATTAATCGGAAGAAAACTGCTGCGGCCTGTCATAAGGTGCTTTGTGTCAATTGCACATAAATTGATACTGCCTTTTGTTAAACTTTACGAAAATATTGACGCTAAAATGAAAAAGCATAAAGCAGACTTGAAAACCTCTCCTGAAATGTTATATAATAATACTAATAATCACGGAAGGAATGAGATGTCAGTTGGCAACAGGATCGAAGGCAAAATCGGGAAAATTCAATAA
- a CDS encoding RNA-binding S4 domain-containing protein, with protein MRLDKFLKVSRLIKRRTVANEACDAEKVSVNGKPARASYDVKVGDEIEINMGKSPLKIRVLKVVEVVGKDGASDLYEVV; from the coding sequence ATGCGGCTTGATAAATTTCTTAAAGTATCACGTCTTATCAAAAGAAGAACAGTGGCAAATGAGGCGTGTGACGCTGAAAAGGTTTCGGTAAACGGTAAACCTGCAAGAGCCTCTTATGATGTCAAGGTCGGAGATGAGATTGAGATAAATATGGGCAAAAGCCCGCTTAAAATCCGTGTTCTTAAGGTAGTCGAGGTGGTCGGCAAGGACGGAGCCTCAGACCTTTACGAAGTGGTATAA
- a CDS encoding HU family DNA-binding protein, translating into MTKAELVTMVAEKADLTKKDAEKAISALVESISETLAKGEKIQLVGFGTFEVRERAAREGVNPRTGDKIKIAASKVPAFKAGSALKDAVAK; encoded by the coding sequence ATGACAAAAGCAGAATTAGTTACAATGGTTGCTGAAAAGGCAGATCTTACAAAGAAGGATGCAGAAAAGGCAATCTCAGCTTTAGTTGAGAGCATTTCAGAAACACTTGCCAAGGGCGAAAAGATCCAGCTCGTTGGTTTCGGTACATTTGAAGTTCGTGAGCGTGCAGCTCGTGAGGGCGTTAACCCCCGTACAGGCGACAAGATCAAGATCGCTGCTTCTAAGGTTCCCGCTTTCAAGGCAGGCAGTGCTTTAAAGGATGCAGTTGCTAAGTAA